The following proteins come from a genomic window of Halobaculum sp. MBLA0147:
- a CDS encoding helix-turn-helix domain-containing protein produces MPASMTEYLGGEIDCERLLDCFHGLKDLDRRVYDVLAESDTAMTVDDIADVVDRERSTAYRSVKRLVDAGVVEREQINYDEGGYYHVFEPRPTDEVADEMQATLNEFYAEMGTLIGEFRDEYDDAARVSLPAES; encoded by the coding sequence ATGCCAGCGTCGATGACGGAGTACCTCGGGGGCGAAATCGACTGTGAGCGACTGTTGGACTGCTTCCACGGGCTGAAGGACCTGGACCGGCGCGTGTACGATGTCCTCGCCGAGAGCGACACGGCGATGACCGTCGACGACATCGCGGACGTGGTCGACAGGGAGCGGTCGACCGCCTACCGGTCGGTGAAGCGACTGGTCGACGCCGGTGTCGTCGAGCGCGAACAGATCAACTACGACGAGGGTGGCTACTACCACGTGTTCGAGCCGCGGCCGACCGACGAGGTCGCCGACGAGATGCAGGCGACGCTCAACGAGTTCTACGCCGAGATGGGGACGCTGATCGGAGAGTTCCGCGACGAGTACGACGACGCCGCTCGCGTCTCGCTGCCCGCCGAGAGCTGA
- a CDS encoding DUF2270 domain-containing protein — translation MGRGLLDEEMGPSSAMAHLYRGEIHRMKFWRERLDRTTNWAVLVLAGVLTWAFSDRTHPHYLLLVGVAALCVFLLIEARRYRGYDIWRSRVRTLQQNVFAPGLDPERSVTDGDWRGRLAEDYARPTLKISTEEAVAHRLRRVYLPLILVVILAWVARVVAFAHRPWPASAAVGSIPGLVVTAVVGVTVATLVVVACRPRTWHGHEELRTERLRRDDE, via the coding sequence ATCGGCCGGGGGTTACTCGACGAGGAGATGGGGCCCAGTTCCGCGATGGCGCACCTCTACCGCGGGGAGATCCACCGGATGAAGTTCTGGCGCGAGCGCCTCGACCGGACGACGAACTGGGCCGTGTTGGTCCTGGCGGGCGTGTTGACGTGGGCGTTCTCCGACCGCACGCACCCGCACTACCTACTGCTCGTCGGTGTGGCGGCACTGTGTGTGTTCCTGTTGATCGAGGCGCGGCGCTACCGCGGCTACGACATCTGGCGCTCGCGCGTCCGGACGCTCCAACAGAACGTGTTCGCGCCGGGCTTGGACCCCGAACGCTCCGTGACAGACGGCGACTGGCGTGGTCGACTCGCGGAGGACTACGCTCGTCCGACGCTGAAGATCTCCACCGAGGAGGCCGTCGCACACCGGCTCCGACGCGTGTACCTCCCGCTGATCCTCGTCGTGATCCTGGCGTGGGTGGCGCGGGTGGTCGCGTTCGCACACCGTCCGTGGCCCGCGAGCGCGGCCGTCGGGTCGATCCCCGGACTCGTCGTCACGGCCGTCGTCGGCGTGACGGTCGCGACGCTGGTCGTCGTCGCCTGTCGCCCACGAACGTGGCACGGTCACGAGGAACTCAGAACCGAACGGCTGCGACGCGACGACGAGTAG